In Scleropages formosus chromosome 20, fSclFor1.1, whole genome shotgun sequence, a single window of DNA contains:
- the LOC108923949 gene encoding 3-phosphoinositide-dependent protein kinase 1-like, giving the protein MAGTTSQVYDAVPIQSNVVICSCPHPSMVRNHPDSSSPLAVPGASSSHCPSMEGPAAESRASSKPSDRGGESRPHPPQSLQPRKKKPEDFRFGKILGEGSFSTVVLAREHSTGKEYAIKILEKRHIMKENKAQYVKRERDVMSILDHPFFVKLYFTFQDDEKLYFGLSYAKNGELLKYIRKIGSFDETCTRFYSAEIVCALEYLHSKGIIHRDLKPENILLSEDMHIQITDFGTAKQLSSDSKQARANSFVGTAQYVSPELLTEKSACKSSDLWALGCIIYQLVAGLPPFRAGNEYLIFQKIIKLEYEFPEKFFPKAKDLVEQLLSLDPTKRLGCEEMGGYNPLKAHPFFESITWENLHLQTPPKLTPYLPAMSEDDEDCYGNYDDLLSQFSSMQVSQSTSSLPVPESTPPQRSNSNIEQYIHDLDNNSFELDLQFSDEEKQLLLEKQTVGNPWHQFVENNLILKMGPVDKRKGLFARRRQLLLTEGPHLYYVDPVNKVLKGEIPWSPELRPEAKNFKTFFVHTPNRTYYLMDPSGNADKWCKKIQEVWRKKYQKHQNTGI; this is encoded by the exons ATGGCAGGAACCACTAGTCAAGTG tatGATGCTGTTCCCATTCAATCCAATGTTGTCATCTGCTCCTGCCCGCATCCATCAATGGTAAGAAATCACCCAGACTCCAGCTCGCCACTTGCTGTCCCAGGCGCAAGTAGCAGCCACTGTCCCAGCATGGAGGGCCCAGCCGCAGAGTCCAGGGCCTCATCAAAGCCGTCTGACAGGGGCGGAGAATCACGGCCACATCCTCCACAGTCCCTACAGCCACGCAAGAAGAAGCCGGAGGACTTCCGTTTTGGGAAAATTTTAGGAGAGGGATCCTTCTCCACA GTTGTACTGGCAAGAGAGCATTCGACTGGAAAGGAATATGCAA ttaaaattctggaaaaacGACACATAATGAAGGAGAACAAGGCACAATATGTGAAAAGAGAGAGGGATGTGATGTCAATTCTAGATCACCCATTCTTTGTCAAGCTGTACTTCACATTTCAAGATGATGAAAAACTGT ATTTTGGGCTTAGCTATGCTAAAAATGGAGAGCTGCTTAAATACATTCGCAAAATAGGTTCTTTTGATGAGACATGTACTAGATTTTACTCTGCGGAAATAGTTTGTGCATTAGAATACTTGCATTCAAAGGGGATTATTCACAG GGACCTTAAACCAGAGAATATTCTGTTAAGTGAAGATATGCACATTCAAATAACAGATTTTGGAACAGCAAAACAGTTATCTTCTGACAGCAAACAAG CAAGAGCAAACTCGTTTGTAGGCACTGCCCAATATGTTTCCCCTGAACTGCTCACAGAGAAATCTGCTTGCAAAAG CTCGGACCTCTGGGCTTTAGGTTGTATAATCTACCAATTGGTGGCAGGATTACCACCATTTAGAGCTGG GAATGAGTACCTAATATTCCAGAAAATCATAAAGTTGGAATATGAATTTCCAGAGAAATTCTTTCCTAAAGCAAAGGATCTTGTTGAACAGCTTTTG TCTTTGGACCCCACCAAACGTTTAGGCTGTGAGGAGATGGGTGGCTACAACCCACTGAAAGCTCACCCCTTCTTTGAAAGCATTACCTGGGAGAATCTTCACCTGCAGACCCCTCCCAAGCTCACCCCCTACCTGCCTGCCATGTCAGAGGATGATGAGGACTGCTATGGAAAC TATGATGACCTCCTGAGCCAGTTCAGCAGCATGCAGGTGTCTCAGTCAACATCTTCACTGCCTGTCCCTGAGTCCACTCCCCCACAGAGGTCCAACAGCAACATTGAGCAGTACATCCACGACCTGGACAACAACTCCTTTGAGCTGGATCTGCAGTTTTCCGATGAGGAAAAGCAACTGTTGCTGGAAAAGCAGACTGTGGGAAACCCCTG GCACCAGTTtgttgaaaataatttaatactaAAGATGGGGCCAGTTGACAAGCGGAAG GGACTGTTTGCTAGACGACGCCAGTTACTCTTGACCGAAGGGCCGCATCTTTACTACGTTGATCCAGTAAACAAGGTTCTGAAGGGGGAGATCCCGTGGTCTCCAGAGTTGCGTCCAGAGGCCAAGAATTTCAAGACCTTCTTTGTTCAcaca CCCAACAGAACATATTATTTAATGGACCCCAGTGGAAATGCTGACAAATGGTGCAAGAAGATTCAAGAAGTGTGGCGGAAGAAATACCAGAAGCACCAAAACACGGGCATATAG